In Streptomyces sp. NBC_01408, one DNA window encodes the following:
- a CDS encoding ATP-binding cassette domain-containing protein, which yields MVLSEVAKSYDTRVVLDRVSFTVRPGERVGVVGDNGCGKSTLLRLLAGRERPDHGEVTVTAPGGLGHLAQTLDLPPAARVGDAIDLALAGLRALERRIRAAEARLREADPEELAAYGDLLAAYEARGGRDAGRRVATTLRRLGERAALDPDRPLGTLSGGQRSRLALAATLAAEPELLLLDEPTNDLDDEAVGWLEERLRAHRGTVVAVTHDRIFLDRVTTAILEVDGDRRTVRRYGNGYAGFRTAKAAERARWEREYEEWLEQVRDAERLADTNIARFAGIPRKLPRGFSGAGAFRARSRTHGAAGRIRTARERLHRLTEHPVPPPPRPVTFTGRFTSGSAAVVELAAAAVPGRLAPLSLRLEPGERLLVTGPNGAGKSTLLRLLAGELEPVQGLVRTARRVGILRQDDPWARERRDVAAAFGEEYADRVATLGLLAPGDLGKPVRALSAGQRRKLELARLVAGPLDLLLLDEPTNHLAPAVVEELEAALARFEGTLVLVTHDRRLRAAFRGRRLELAPGRQPEPEAASEAEAAPEGEAAPAAASR from the coding sequence ATCGTCCTGTCCGAGGTCGCCAAGAGCTACGACACCCGTGTCGTCCTGGACCGCGTCAGCTTCACGGTCCGGCCCGGCGAGCGGGTCGGAGTCGTCGGCGACAACGGCTGCGGAAAGTCCACCCTGCTCCGACTCCTCGCCGGACGCGAACGGCCCGACCACGGCGAGGTCACCGTCACCGCGCCCGGCGGCCTCGGCCATCTCGCGCAGACCCTCGACCTCCCGCCGGCCGCCCGCGTCGGCGACGCGATCGACCTCGCGCTCGCCGGGCTGCGCGCCCTGGAACGCCGGATCCGGGCCGCCGAAGCCCGCCTGCGCGAAGCGGATCCCGAGGAACTCGCCGCGTACGGGGACCTCCTCGCCGCCTACGAGGCGCGCGGCGGCCGCGACGCCGGACGCCGCGTCGCGACCACCCTGCGCCGCCTCGGCGAACGCGCCGCGCTCGACCCCGACCGCCCCCTCGGCACCCTGTCCGGCGGGCAGCGCTCCCGGCTCGCCCTCGCGGCGACCCTCGCCGCCGAACCCGAACTGCTGCTCCTCGACGAACCCACCAACGACCTCGACGACGAAGCCGTCGGCTGGCTGGAGGAGCGGCTGCGTGCCCACCGGGGCACCGTCGTGGCCGTCACCCACGACCGGATCTTCCTCGACCGGGTCACGACCGCGATCCTGGAGGTGGACGGGGACCGCCGTACGGTACGCCGCTACGGCAACGGCTACGCCGGCTTCCGCACCGCCAAGGCGGCCGAACGGGCCCGCTGGGAGCGGGAGTACGAGGAGTGGCTGGAGCAGGTCCGCGACGCCGAGCGGCTTGCCGACACCAACATCGCTCGGTTCGCCGGGATCCCCCGGAAGCTGCCCCGCGGGTTCAGCGGGGCGGGCGCCTTCCGGGCCCGTTCCCGGACCCACGGCGCGGCCGGCCGGATCCGCACGGCCCGGGAACGGCTGCACCGGCTGACCGAGCACCCCGTTCCGCCGCCGCCGCGCCCGGTCACCTTCACCGGGCGGTTCACCTCGGGCTCCGCCGCGGTGGTGGAGCTGGCCGCGGCGGCCGTGCCGGGACGCCTGGCGCCGCTCTCCCTGCGCCTCGAACCGGGCGAGCGGCTGCTGGTCACCGGCCCCAACGGGGCGGGGAAGTCAACCCTGTTGCGGCTGCTCGCCGGTGAACTGGAGCCCGTCCAGGGCCTCGTACGGACGGCACGGCGGGTGGGGATCCTGCGGCAGGACGACCCGTGGGCGCGCGAACGGCGCGACGTGGCCGCGGCGTTCGGCGAGGAGTACGCCGACCGGGTCGCCACTCTCGGGCTGCTCGCACCCGGCGATCTCGGCAAGCCGGTACGCGCCCTCTCGGCCGGCCAGCGCCGCAAGCTGGAGCTGGCCCGGCTGGTGGCGGGGCCGCTCGACCTGCTGTTGCTGGACGAGCCGACCAACCACCTGGCCCCGGCCGTGGTGGAGGAACTGGAGGCGGCACTGGCCCGCTTCGAGGGCACCCTGGTACTGGTCACCCACGACCGGCGGCTGCGCGCGGCCTTCCGGGGCCGCCGTCTGGAGCTCGCCCCCGGGCGTCAGCCGGAGCCCGAAGCGGCGTCGGAAGCGGAAGCGGCGCCTGAAGGGGAAGCGGCGCCGGCCGCCGCGAGCCGCTGA
- a CDS encoding DUF6643 family protein, with translation MTSPRSTYGGGYYSAPSFPDTPIYDSLVAERGTPQIAPIRVPAAYDSPSAGYSSGGYLPALASALPALPPAMPQQQQAPAYGYPYQQQAAPMPLQHAPAPYIPQQQPLAARGGYAPQPHPQQPRPVPAGTGYEAMRPAAPRPMQAPAQVPAASYEDPYGRPYQGRGY, from the coding sequence ATGACCTCCCCCCGCTCCACTTATGGCGGCGGTTACTACTCCGCGCCCTCCTTCCCGGACACCCCCATCTACGACTCCCTCGTCGCCGAACGCGGCACTCCGCAGATCGCCCCGATCCGCGTCCCCGCCGCGTACGACTCCCCGAGTGCCGGGTATTCGAGCGGTGGGTACCTGCCGGCCCTCGCCTCGGCCCTGCCCGCGCTGCCCCCGGCGATGCCGCAGCAGCAGCAGGCCCCGGCGTACGGCTACCCGTACCAGCAGCAGGCCGCGCCGATGCCGCTGCAGCATGCGCCCGCGCCGTACATCCCTCAGCAGCAGCCGCTCGCGGCCCGCGGGGGATACGCGCCGCAGCCCCATCCGCAGCAGCCTCGCCCGGTCCCCGCGGGCACCGGGTACGAGGCCATGCGCCCGGCCGCTCCGCGTCCGATGCAGGCTCCGGCGCAGGTCCCCGCCGCCTCGTACGAGGACCCGTACGGCCGCCCCTACCAGGGGCGCGGCTACTGA
- a CDS encoding acyltransferase: protein MSTRSSAGTSQPGGRTRAGAPGGRLAVLDGIRVLAALAVLFYHYAALESAWGEPTAGVFPVAHRFAVYGWLGVEIFFLVSGFVICMSAWGRSVGDFAVSRVSRLFPAYWAAVAFTTLVLFNWPEVRRVGAVSDVVVNLSMLQGGIGVPNIDDAYWTLFVELKFYILFAVVVMRGVTYRNCVLFCGLWTLAGVVAPSADNGVLSFFAAPSASPYFIAGIAFYLMRRFGPNAVLWAVVGVQFLLAQHYVHARMLASLGRGTTDQTPAWPAHAIILLGFTVMAALALGALDGIRWRWLPHAGAVTYPLYLIHMMAGLTFIHHFRREVAPVPLFLGVTACMVLLAWLIHRFVERPLGRVLRDRLRRGVQDIRSATPGRPSVDRLPAQPSAPGAERIPAGRTRL from the coding sequence ATGAGCACGCGCAGTTCAGCCGGAACGTCGCAGCCGGGCGGCCGCACGCGTGCCGGAGCCCCCGGCGGGCGCCTGGCGGTCCTCGACGGCATCCGGGTCCTCGCCGCGCTCGCCGTGCTCTTCTACCACTACGCGGCCCTCGAGAGCGCCTGGGGCGAACCGACCGCCGGCGTCTTCCCCGTCGCCCACAGGTTCGCCGTCTACGGCTGGCTCGGAGTCGAGATCTTCTTCCTGGTCAGCGGGTTCGTGATCTGTATGAGCGCTTGGGGCCGCTCAGTGGGCGACTTCGCGGTGTCCCGGGTCTCCCGGCTCTTCCCCGCCTACTGGGCGGCCGTGGCCTTCACCACCCTCGTGCTGTTCAACTGGCCCGAGGTGAGGCGGGTCGGCGCGGTCAGCGACGTGGTGGTGAACCTGTCGATGCTCCAGGGCGGGATCGGCGTCCCCAACATCGACGACGCCTACTGGACCCTCTTCGTCGAGCTCAAGTTCTACATACTGTTCGCGGTCGTCGTCATGCGCGGCGTGACCTACCGCAACTGCGTCCTGTTCTGCGGGCTCTGGACCCTCGCCGGCGTCGTGGCACCCTCCGCCGACAACGGCGTGCTGTCCTTCTTCGCGGCCCCGTCCGCCTCCCCTTACTTCATCGCCGGCATCGCCTTCTACCTGATGCGCCGTTTCGGGCCGAACGCCGTCCTGTGGGCCGTCGTCGGCGTCCAGTTCCTCCTCGCACAGCACTACGTGCACGCCCGCATGCTCGCCAGCCTCGGCCGGGGCACCACCGACCAGACGCCCGCCTGGCCCGCCCACGCGATCATCCTGCTCGGTTTCACCGTCATGGCCGCCCTGGCGCTCGGCGCCCTCGACGGCATCCGATGGCGCTGGCTCCCGCACGCCGGAGCGGTCACCTACCCGCTCTACCTGATCCACATGATGGCCGGGCTGACCTTCATCCACCACTTCCGCCGCGAGGTGGCGCCCGTGCCCCTGTTCCTCGGCGTGACGGCCTGCATGGTGCTGCTCGCCTGGCTGATCCACCGGTTCGTCGAACGCCCGCTGGGGCGCGTACTGCGCGACCGGCTGCGCCGCGGAGTGCAGGACATCCGGTCGGCCACGCCGGGCCGGCCGTCGGTCGACCGGCTGCCCGCGCAGCCCTCCGCGCCCGGGGCGGAACGCATCCCGGCCGGCCGGACGCGACTCTGA
- a CDS encoding VOC family protein, translating into MTTHEAAQITPERYRTAVVPHIMVSDAAAAIAFYQQAFGAVEEFRLAAPKGGVLHAEIRVGEAVLMLGDTSEGPFTAPSALGGTSVALHVFVPDVDALARTAVAAGAELVQEPADQFHGDRTVILRDPFGHLWIFLTHLEEVSDEELKRRLADTP; encoded by the coding sequence ATGACTACTCACGAGGCAGCACAGATCACTCCCGAGCGCTACCGCACCGCGGTGGTGCCGCACATCATGGTGTCCGACGCGGCCGCCGCGATCGCCTTCTACCAGCAGGCCTTCGGGGCGGTCGAGGAGTTCCGGCTCGCCGCCCCGAAGGGCGGCGTGCTCCACGCCGAGATCCGCGTAGGCGAGGCCGTGCTGATGCTCGGCGACACCTCCGAAGGCCCCTTCACCGCACCCTCGGCCCTGGGCGGGACCTCGGTCGCGCTGCACGTGTTCGTACCGGACGTGGACGCGCTCGCACGGACGGCCGTGGCGGCCGGCGCGGAACTGGTCCAGGAGCCGGCGGACCAGTTCCACGGCGACCGGACCGTCATCCTCCGCGACCCGTTCGGACACCTGTGGATCTTCCTGACCCACCTGGAGGAGGTGTCGGACGAGGAGCTGAAGCGCCGCCTCGCGGATACCCCTTAG
- a CDS encoding MOSC domain-containing protein codes for MANLYVRALHVHPVKSVAGTAPDEVAVEPWGLSGDRRWALVDAGGAVITQRQQPRLALAAARPAGDGGIAVSAPGMAGLVVEVPGPGPLEPVLLFGKKIETVAAASAAADWFSDYLGVPARLVHLDDPAVRRPVDPAYALPGETVSLADGYPLLLTTLASLDALNSLIAQGDHPEEGPLPMNRFRPNVVVSGAEAWAEDGWGRLAIGDAVFRGARECSRCIVTTTDQSTAQRGREPLATLARHRRIGKSLAFGRQLVPVRLGTVRVGDEVRVLG; via the coding sequence ATGGCGAACTTGTATGTCCGGGCGCTCCACGTGCATCCCGTCAAGTCGGTAGCGGGAACCGCTCCCGACGAGGTGGCCGTGGAGCCCTGGGGCCTGTCCGGGGACCGGCGGTGGGCGCTGGTCGACGCCGGGGGCGCGGTCATCACGCAGCGCCAGCAGCCGCGCCTGGCGCTGGCGGCGGCCCGGCCGGCGGGGGACGGCGGGATCGCGGTGTCCGCGCCGGGCATGGCCGGACTGGTCGTGGAGGTGCCCGGGCCGGGGCCGCTGGAGCCGGTCCTGCTGTTCGGCAAGAAGATCGAGACGGTGGCCGCGGCGAGTGCCGCGGCCGACTGGTTCAGCGACTACCTCGGGGTGCCGGCGCGGCTCGTGCACCTGGACGACCCGGCCGTCCGCCGGCCCGTGGACCCGGCCTACGCGCTCCCGGGTGAGACGGTGAGCCTGGCCGACGGCTATCCGCTGCTGCTCACCACCCTCGCCTCGCTGGACGCGCTCAACTCGCTGATCGCGCAGGGGGACCACCCCGAGGAGGGTCCCCTGCCGATGAACCGGTTCCGGCCCAATGTGGTGGTCTCCGGCGCCGAGGCCTGGGCGGAGGACGGCTGGGGACGCCTCGCGATCGGCGACGCCGTCTTCCGTGGCGCCCGCGAGTGCAGCCGGTGCATCGTCACCACCACCGACCAGAGCACCGCGCAGCGGGGCAGGGAGCCGCTGGCGACGCTCGCCCGGCACCGGCGGATCGGCAAGTCACTGGCGTTCGGACGGCAGCTGGTGCCGGTGCGGCTGGGAACGGTGCGGGTGGGGGACGAAGTCCGCGTCCTGGGATGA
- a CDS encoding TetR/AcrR family transcriptional regulator, which produces MNHERRDRLRDAAIGVLAEAGGRGLTHRAVDAAADVPAGTSKNYFPTRDALVRAVAERCMEQYLAMAAALAGSGPGPADARELAALLAGMLRDVAGPGRSRVLAYLELQTEATRRPWLAALLDPIGTADFAAYAHLLRSAGLPAGPERVRTLTLALHGALLHLLTGSPGTLAAAGLDDLEGFTRGLLAAVHPGEAVHPGEAP; this is translated from the coding sequence GTGAATCACGAGCGGAGGGACCGGCTGCGGGACGCGGCCATCGGCGTTCTGGCGGAAGCGGGCGGGCGCGGGCTGACGCACCGGGCCGTCGACGCGGCCGCGGACGTGCCCGCGGGTACGTCCAAGAACTATTTCCCCACCCGCGACGCGCTGGTGCGGGCCGTGGCCGAACGCTGCATGGAGCAGTACCTGGCCATGGCCGCGGCCCTCGCGGGGTCCGGGCCCGGACCCGCCGACGCCCGCGAGCTGGCGGCCCTCCTCGCCGGGATGCTGCGCGACGTGGCCGGGCCCGGGCGTTCGCGCGTACTGGCCTACCTGGAGCTCCAGACGGAGGCGACGCGGCGGCCCTGGCTGGCCGCCCTGCTGGACCCGATCGGCACGGCGGACTTCGCGGCGTACGCGCACCTGCTGCGCTCCGCCGGACTGCCGGCCGGACCGGAGCGGGTCCGCACCCTCACCCTCGCCCTGCACGGCGCGCTCCTCCACCTGCTGACCGGATCCCCCGGCACGCTGGCCGCCGCCGGCCTCGACGACCTGGAGGGTTTCACCCGCGGCCTGCTGGCCGCCGTACACCCCGGCGAGGCGGTCCACCCCGGGGAGGCGCCGTGA
- a CDS encoding glutamate racemase, which translates to MKIALMDSGIGLLAAAAAMRRLRPDADLLLSSDPDGMPWGPRTPASLTERALAVAKAAAPHRPDALIVACNTATVHALPTLRAELEPVIPVIGTVPAIKPAAAARGRVAIWATPATTGSPYQRGLIRDFAAGVPVTEVPCPGLAEAVEAADQTAVATAVAAAAALTPADVTDVVLGCTHYELVEDPIRAALAARTGGAGLVFHGSAEAVAVQALRRIGAAPEPGLPATGTLTVLRSGRHEDLPAAALSYAEGRLLAGQGAVVA; encoded by the coding sequence GTGAAGATCGCGCTCATGGACTCCGGAATCGGCCTCCTCGCGGCGGCCGCCGCGATGCGGCGGCTGCGGCCGGACGCCGATCTGCTCCTCTCCTCCGACCCCGACGGGATGCCCTGGGGTCCGCGGACCCCCGCTTCGCTCACCGAGCGGGCGCTCGCCGTCGCCAAGGCCGCCGCACCGCACCGGCCGGACGCGCTGATCGTGGCCTGCAACACCGCCACCGTGCACGCCCTGCCGACCCTGCGGGCGGAACTGGAGCCCGTGATCCCGGTCATCGGCACCGTCCCGGCGATCAAGCCCGCCGCGGCCGCGCGCGGCCGCGTGGCCATCTGGGCCACCCCCGCGACCACCGGCAGCCCCTACCAGCGCGGCCTGATCCGTGACTTCGCCGCCGGGGTCCCGGTCACCGAGGTGCCCTGCCCCGGGCTCGCCGAAGCCGTGGAGGCCGCGGACCAGACCGCCGTCGCCACCGCCGTGGCCGCGGCCGCCGCGCTGACCCCCGCCGATGTCACCGACGTGGTGCTCGGCTGCACGCACTACGAGCTGGTCGAGGACCCCATCCGCGCCGCCCTGGCCGCGCGGACCGGGGGCGCCGGCCTCGTCTTCCACGGGTCCGCCGAGGCCGTCGCCGTACAGGCGCTGCGCCGCATCGGCGCGGCACCCGAGCCCGGCCTGCCCGCCACCGGCACGCTGACCGTCCTGCGCAGCGGCCGGCACGAGGACCTCCCGGCCGCGGCCCTCAGCTATGCGGAGGGCCGACTGCTCGCGGGACAGGGCGCGGTCGTCGCGTAA
- the lnt gene encoding apolipoprotein N-acyltransferase: MSSSATRAAGNEPAQPADPVAAGPATTDAVSPPKGTRKAFWLRAALAAVAGVLLYLSFPPRPLWWLAPFALALLAGCLYGRRARAGFGIGFLAGLGFLLPLLVWTGEEVGPVPWLALATVEALFIGLTGLAVALVSRLPAWPLFAAAVWVAGEAVRARAPFGGFPWGKLAFGQADGVFAPLAALGGTPVLSFAVALCGFGLYEVLRIARRHPRRAAAALAVLSVGAPVVAGLAARPLVSDAAEDGTVVAAVIQGNVPRLGLDFNSQRRQVLDNHALRTKQLAEEVKAGSARRPDFVVWPENSSDLDPYLEADAYEAIDSAVKAIGVPVAIGSVLVPESGPLRNTMILWDPVKGPTVTYDKRKIQPFGERIPMRSVVRLFSADVDRVRRDFGPGKDPGVFDMAGSRVGMVTCFEAAFDDAVRSTVQAGAQVIAVPSNNATFGRSQMTYQQLAMDRIRAIEHSRTVLVPVTSGVSAVIRPDGRIVQRTEMFTADALVAEIPLRSSRTPATLVGPLPEYALLVAAAAGLGWVLTRRIRARPQH; this comes from the coding sequence ATGAGCAGCAGTGCCACCCGCGCGGCCGGAAACGAGCCCGCGCAGCCCGCAGACCCCGTCGCGGCGGGCCCCGCGACCACCGACGCCGTGTCTCCCCCGAAGGGAACGCGGAAGGCGTTCTGGCTGCGCGCCGCCCTCGCCGCCGTGGCCGGCGTGCTGCTCTACCTCAGCTTCCCGCCCCGCCCGCTGTGGTGGCTGGCCCCCTTCGCCCTCGCCCTGCTCGCCGGCTGCCTGTACGGCCGCCGCGCCCGGGCCGGCTTCGGCATCGGGTTCCTCGCCGGGCTGGGATTCCTGCTGCCGCTCCTCGTCTGGACCGGCGAGGAGGTCGGCCCGGTGCCCTGGCTGGCGCTGGCCACCGTGGAGGCCCTGTTCATCGGGCTCACCGGCCTCGCCGTCGCACTCGTCAGCAGGCTCCCCGCCTGGCCGCTGTTCGCCGCCGCCGTATGGGTCGCCGGAGAGGCGGTCCGCGCCCGGGCCCCGTTCGGCGGCTTCCCCTGGGGCAAGCTCGCCTTCGGCCAGGCCGACGGCGTCTTCGCCCCGCTCGCCGCCCTCGGCGGCACCCCCGTGCTGTCCTTCGCCGTGGCCCTGTGCGGATTCGGCCTCTACGAGGTCCTGCGGATCGCCCGCCGCCACCCCCGCCGCGCCGCCGCGGCCCTGGCCGTCCTCAGCGTCGGCGCACCGGTCGTCGCGGGCCTCGCTGCCCGCCCCCTGGTCTCCGACGCGGCCGAGGACGGCACCGTCGTGGCGGCCGTCATCCAGGGCAACGTGCCCCGCCTCGGCCTGGACTTCAACTCCCAGCGCCGCCAGGTCCTGGACAACCACGCCCTGCGCACCAAGCAGCTGGCCGAGGAGGTCAAGGCCGGGTCCGCCCGCCGCCCGGACTTCGTCGTCTGGCCGGAGAACTCCTCCGACCTCGACCCCTACCTCGAAGCGGACGCCTACGAGGCCATCGACTCGGCCGTCAAGGCCATCGGCGTGCCCGTCGCGATCGGCTCCGTCCTGGTCCCGGAATCCGGCCCGCTGCGCAACACGATGATCCTCTGGGACCCGGTCAAGGGCCCCACCGTGACCTACGACAAGCGCAAGATCCAGCCCTTCGGCGAACGCATCCCGATGCGCTCGGTCGTGCGGCTCTTCAGCGCCGACGTGGACCGGGTGCGCCGCGACTTCGGCCCCGGCAAGGACCCCGGCGTCTTCGACATGGCCGGCAGCCGGGTCGGCATGGTCACCTGCTTCGAGGCCGCCTTCGACGACGCCGTCCGCTCCACCGTCCAGGCCGGAGCCCAGGTGATCGCCGTCCCCAGCAACAACGCTACTTTCGGCCGCTCCCAGATGACCTACCAGCAGCTCGCCATGGACCGGATCCGCGCCATCGAGCACAGCCGGACCGTCCTCGTCCCCGTCACCAGCGGGGTCAGCGCGGTCATCCGCCCCGACGGGAGGATCGTCCAGCGGACCGAGATGTTCACCGCGGACGCGCTGGTCGCCGAGATCCCGCTGCGGTCCTCCCGTACCCCGGCCACCCTCGTCGGCCCGCTCCCGGAGTACGCGCTGCTCGTCGCCGCCGCGGCCGGGCTCGGCTGGGTCCTGACCCGCCGGATCCGCGCCCGGCCACAGCACTAG
- a CDS encoding glycosyltransferase: MGPLLAACAAYASLAAWLWLTLAQGMFWRTDVRLPPRTAPARWPSVAIVVPARDEAAVLPYSLPSLIAQDYPGEAEVILVDDGSSDGTGDLALRLSREQPGLPLTVVSPGDPAPGWTGKLWALRHGIALARSAHAGEPDYLLLTDADIAHEPDSLRELVAAATSADLDLVSQMARLRAVSPWERLVVPAFVYFFAQLYPFRRINRPGSRTAAAAGGCVLLRTEAAVRAGVPDSIRQAVIDDVSLARAVQRSGGRIWLGLAERVDSVRPYPALADLWRMVSRSAYAQLRHQPLLLAGTVAGLVLVYLVPPVALFAGLAAGRPDVAWAGGLAWLLMAGTYLPMVRHYRQPAVLAPLLPFTALLYLLMTVDSAVQHYRGRGAAWKGRTYARPSDA; this comes from the coding sequence ATGGGCCCTCTCCTCGCCGCCTGCGCGGCCTACGCCTCCCTCGCCGCCTGGCTCTGGCTCACCCTCGCCCAGGGCATGTTCTGGCGCACCGACGTCCGCCTGCCGCCCCGTACCGCCCCGGCCCGCTGGCCGTCCGTCGCGATCGTCGTCCCCGCCCGGGACGAGGCCGCGGTGCTCCCGTACAGCCTGCCCTCCCTCATCGCCCAGGACTATCCCGGCGAGGCCGAGGTGATCCTGGTCGACGACGGCAGTTCGGACGGCACCGGCGACCTGGCGCTGCGGCTGTCCCGCGAGCAGCCCGGGCTGCCCCTCACCGTGGTCTCCCCCGGCGACCCCGCCCCCGGCTGGACCGGGAAGCTCTGGGCGCTGCGCCACGGCATCGCCCTCGCCCGTTCCGCGCACGCCGGCGAGCCCGACTACCTCCTCCTCACCGACGCCGACATCGCGCACGAGCCCGACAGCCTCCGCGAACTGGTGGCCGCCGCCACCTCCGCCGACCTCGACCTCGTCTCCCAGATGGCCCGGCTCCGTGCGGTCAGCCCGTGGGAACGGCTCGTCGTACCGGCGTTCGTCTACTTCTTCGCCCAGCTGTACCCCTTCCGCCGGATCAACCGCCCCGGCTCCCGCACCGCCGCGGCCGCGGGCGGCTGCGTCCTGCTGCGCACCGAGGCGGCCGTCCGGGCGGGCGTGCCCGACTCCATCCGCCAGGCCGTCATCGACGACGTCTCGCTCGCCCGCGCGGTCCAGCGCTCGGGCGGCCGCATCTGGCTCGGGCTGGCGGAGCGGGTGGACAGCGTGCGCCCGTACCCCGCGCTCGCGGACCTGTGGCGGATGGTCTCGCGCAGCGCGTACGCCCAACTGCGCCACCAGCCGCTCCTGCTGGCGGGGACGGTGGCCGGGCTGGTGCTCGTCTACCTCGTGCCGCCGGTGGCGCTCTTCGCCGGGCTGGCGGCTGGCCGGCCGGACGTCGCCTGGGCCGGCGGCCTGGCCTGGCTGCTGATGGCCGGCACGTACCTGCCGATGGTGCGCCACTACCGGCAGCCCGCCGTGCTCGCTCCGCTGCTTCCGTTCACCGCGCTGCTGTACCTGTTGATGACCGTCGATTCGGCCGTCCAGCACTACCGGGGGCGCGGCGCGGCCTGGAAGGGCCGTACCTATGCCCGCCCCAGCGACGCCTGA
- a CDS encoding NUDIX domain-containing protein, giving the protein MTTPDFIRAIRATAGHQLLLLPGVTAIVLDDRGRVLLGRRSDTGRWSVIGGIAEPGEQPAETAVREVYEETAVRCVPERVVLVQMLAPITYPNGDVCQFQDITFRCRATGGEARANDHESLEVAWFEVDALPPLERFALDRIHQALRDEPTWFEIPAEIAE; this is encoded by the coding sequence ATGACCACACCCGATTTCATCCGCGCCATCCGCGCCACCGCCGGGCACCAGCTGCTCCTGCTGCCCGGCGTCACGGCCATCGTCCTCGACGACCGGGGCCGGGTGCTGCTCGGCCGGCGGTCCGACACCGGACGGTGGTCCGTGATCGGCGGAATCGCGGAGCCGGGGGAGCAGCCCGCCGAGACCGCCGTGCGCGAGGTGTACGAGGAGACGGCCGTGCGGTGCGTCCCGGAGCGGGTCGTGCTCGTACAGATGCTCGCGCCGATCACCTACCCCAACGGCGACGTCTGCCAGTTCCAGGACATCACCTTCCGCTGCCGGGCGACCGGCGGCGAGGCCAGGGCCAATGACCACGAGTCCCTGGAGGTGGCCTGGTTCGAGGTGGACGCGCTGCCGCCGCTGGAGCGTTTCGCGCTGGACCGGATCCACCAGGCGCTGCGGGACGAACCGACCTGGTTCGAAATCCCCGCCGAGATCGCGGAGTAG
- a CDS encoding NAD(P)/FAD-dependent oxidoreductase, which produces MGARAGGTAVVVGAGVGGLATAVGLRRAGWEVTVLERRAALERYGTAFGIHPTAQAALDRLGLGDALRARAVPYRGARIRRPDGTVLAALPLERIERKAGRPELLVSRPYLIDALLAALDGLGGVEIAYGQHLADPASLGADLVVGADGINSTVRTAHFGERSRPCQVGTVAWIGIAGFETGRYGETWGDGRFFGMTPVEPGRTNWYAAVPAATAAAGPATAGGPAGATGPGESAEQLRAAFAGWHDPIPRVLAETEPATWIRYEMRHLYPALPSFTAAARVALVGDAAHAMTPNLGQGACTALLDAEALTRAVAEAGPDRLPAALRAYDTERRRSAQRVAFGSRNLHRLMTARSPALRDALVSLLPGGGGEPAA; this is translated from the coding sequence ATGGGCGCACGAGCCGGGGGCACGGCTGTCGTCGTCGGAGCGGGGGTCGGCGGGCTGGCCACCGCCGTCGGCCTGCGCCGCGCGGGCTGGGAGGTGACCGTCCTGGAGCGCCGCGCCGCGCTCGAACGCTACGGAACGGCCTTCGGAATCCACCCCACCGCCCAGGCCGCGCTCGACCGGCTCGGCCTCGGCGACGCGCTCCGGGCGCGCGCGGTCCCGTACCGCGGGGCCCGGATCCGGCGCCCCGACGGCACGGTGCTGGCCGCGCTCCCGCTCGAACGGATCGAGCGCAAGGCGGGCCGTCCCGAACTGCTGGTATCCCGCCCCTACTTGATCGACGCCCTGCTGGCCGCACTCGACGGGCTCGGCGGAGTGGAGATCGCGTACGGGCAGCACCTCGCCGACCCGGCGTCCCTCGGCGCCGACCTCGTCGTCGGCGCCGACGGCATCAACAGCACCGTCCGCACCGCGCACTTCGGCGAGCGCAGCCGCCCGTGCCAGGTCGGCACCGTCGCCTGGATCGGCATCGCCGGATTCGAGACCGGGCGGTACGGGGAGACCTGGGGCGACGGCCGCTTCTTCGGCATGACCCCCGTCGAGCCGGGACGCACCAACTGGTACGCCGCCGTCCCCGCGGCCACCGCCGCCGCCGGACCCGCCACGGCCGGCGGCCCTGCCGGCGCCACCGGCCCCGGCGAGTCCGCCGAACAGCTGCGGGCCGCCTTCGCCGGGTGGCACGACCCGATCCCGCGCGTCCTGGCCGAGACCGAGCCCGCCACCTGGATCCGGTACGAGATGCGTCACCTGTACCCGGCGCTCCCCTCCTTCACCGCGGCCGCCCGGGTCGCCCTGGTCGGGGACGCGGCCCACGCCATGACCCCCAACCTCGGCCAGGGCGCCTGCACCGCCCTGCTCGACGCGGAGGCCCTGACCCGCGCCGTGGCGGAGGCCGGCCCGGACCGGCTGCCGGCCGCCCTGCGCGCCTACGACACCGAGCGCCGCCGCAGCGCCCAACGCGTGGCCTTCGGCTCCCGGAACCTGCACCGCCTCATGACCGCCCGCAGCCCGGCGCTGCGCGACGCCCTCGTCAGCCTCCTGCCGGGCGGCGGCGGCGAGCCCGCCGCCTGA